GCTTCCGGCGCACCCACCTCGAGGCGCTGAGGGCCCAACAGGTCGCGACCGTCGGGGACGACCCGCGCCGCTCGGTCACCAGCTTCGACGAGCCCGGGCTGAAGGTCGCCTCGCTGCTGACCCATGACCTCGACACCACGCGGACCTGGGTGCACGAGACACTCGGCGACCTCGCCCACGACGACGAGCAGCACGAACGACTGCGGCACACGCTGCTGTTGTTCTTCCAGCACGACAGCAGCTACACCGCCACCGCCGAGGCGATGCTGATGCACAAGAACTCGGTGAAGTACCGGATCGCGTCCGCCGCGAAGGCACTCGGCCGCCCGATCGGGTCGGACCGGCAGGCGATCGAGCTCGCGCTGACCGCCTGCCACTGGCTGGGGCGCGCGGTCCTGGTCGAGGCCGGCCGAGCGTGACGACCGGGGCGCTTGTGCGCCGGGACCAAAGCCGGTCCCCCAAGTCCGGCCTCGCGGGACATGGGCGCCCGCGACGCGCTCGTCGTACGGTCGAACCATGACGGACGCCATCGTGATCGGCAGCGGGCCCAACGGCCTGACGGCCGCGCTGACCCTGGCCCGCGCCGGTGCACAGGTGAGCGTGCTGGAGGCGGCCGACGAGATCGGCGGCGGCACCCGCACCACGCAGCCGTTCGGCGAGGGGATCCTCGTCGACCACTGCGCCGCCTTCCACCCGATGGCCGTCGGCTCCCCCGCACTGGCCGGCCTGGAGCGCTACGGCCTGCAGTGGGCCTGGCCCGAGATCGACGCCGCCCACCCGCTCGACGACGCCGCCCCCGCGCTGCTGCACCGCTCGGTCGAGGAGACCGCGGCCGGCCTGGGCGCCGACGCGCGTCGCTGGAGGCTTCTGTTCGGCGGCCCGTCGCGCGCCTACGGCAAGCTCGCCGCCGACATCCTCGGACCGGTCGTCCACCTCCCCCGCCACCCGCTCCTGCTCGGCCGGTTCGGCGCCCCCACCGTCCTCCCGGCCGCGGTGTTGGCCCGGTTCTTCCGCACCGAGCAGGCCCGCGCCCTCTTCCTCGGTACGACGGCCCACGCGATGCGCCCCCTCACCGAGGTCATCTCCTCCGCGATCGGCACCGGCATCCTCACCGCCGGCCACCACGACGGTTGGCCGGTCGTCGTCGGCGGCACCCAGGCGCTCACCGAGGCGCTGGCCAAGGCGCTGCTCGACCACGGCGGCCGGATCGAGACCGGGGCCCACGTGACCTCGCTCGACCAGCTGCCCGCCGCGGACGCCGTCCTGCTCAACCTCTCGCCGACCGCCGCCCTCGACCTGTACGGCGACCGGCTCCCCGCCGGCACCCGCCGCGCCTACCGCCGCTACCGCTACGGACCGGCCGCCTTCAAGGT
The genomic region above belongs to Nocardioides sp. QY071 and contains:
- a CDS encoding NAD(P)/FAD-dependent oxidoreductase, which encodes MTDAIVIGSGPNGLTAALTLARAGAQVSVLEAADEIGGGTRTTQPFGEGILVDHCAAFHPMAVGSPALAGLERYGLQWAWPEIDAAHPLDDAAPALLHRSVEETAAGLGADARRWRLLFGGPSRAYGKLAADILGPVVHLPRHPLLLGRFGAPTVLPAAVLARFFRTEQARALFLGTTAHAMRPLTEVISSAIGTGILTAGHHDGWPVVVGGTQALTEALAKALLDHGGRIETGAHVTSLDQLPAADAVLLNLSPTAALDLYGDRLPAGTRRAYRRYRYGPAAFKVDFAVEQGIPWRDADLTRAGTVHLGGGPAEIIANEKAVSSGRMPERPFVLLGQQYVADPSRSRGDVHPVYSYAHVPAGFDGDATEAITAQIERFAPGFRERIVGVHVTSPGQFATGNTNYVGGDILTGAKSPTALLLGPRPGRNPYRTGARGVYLCSAAAPPGPGAHGMAGFRAAQLATKDLGLD